One part of the Paenibacillus silvisoli genome encodes these proteins:
- a CDS encoding ABC transporter substrate-binding protein: MDALALKPGMVKFFVAALSVSLVLTGCGGTNGGNGSSETEANNASGTTTGANNAESPESTENAPSTDSGEKVTLDFWGWGGKFQTDFTKIVLSEFEKKHPNIKVKYIAEQGIEKLTTLIAGGTPPDVAILDRFMTGAWAAKGSLESLTPYLETDSEVAADDYYPSVWAEANYKGELYAMPFGTDNRAMYYNKTLMKEAGLDPEKPPTTVSELDAAAEKIFKKTSSGYEQVGFIPWMNQGFLYTQGWNFGGEWAKGEDLTPNDPQIVKALEWMAGYAKKYDMAKINKFNDVMGKTGINPFWTGKVGFVYDGNWILNDLTSNAKVKPTFEWGVAPMPAEDGQTQTTWAGGWSWAMPKGAKHPKEAWELLRFIAGYEGTLLWGKRADAGNDITAMPAVNEELGMMENPKLKVFVDLMEIAHTRPVTPAGQKLWDESFKASDAALNGKGEPKKLLDEAKKNVDNELKKLESAK, translated from the coding sequence ATGGATGCGCTAGCTTTGAAGCCGGGAATGGTGAAATTTTTCGTTGCCGCACTATCGGTAAGTTTGGTTTTGACTGGCTGCGGGGGGACGAACGGGGGCAACGGATCGAGCGAGACGGAAGCGAATAACGCCTCGGGCACGACAACGGGCGCGAACAATGCGGAAAGCCCGGAAAGCACGGAAAATGCGCCAAGCACGGACAGCGGCGAGAAAGTAACGCTCGACTTCTGGGGCTGGGGCGGCAAGTTCCAGACGGACTTCACCAAGATCGTTCTTAGCGAATTCGAGAAGAAGCATCCGAATATTAAAGTGAAATACATCGCTGAGCAGGGGATCGAGAAGCTGACGACGCTGATTGCCGGAGGCACGCCGCCGGATGTGGCGATTCTCGACCGTTTCATGACGGGCGCGTGGGCGGCGAAGGGCTCGCTCGAGAGCTTGACGCCATACCTCGAAACCGACAGCGAAGTTGCCGCGGACGATTACTATCCAAGCGTCTGGGCGGAAGCGAACTACAAAGGCGAATTGTACGCGATGCCGTTCGGCACGGATAACCGGGCGATGTACTACAACAAAACGTTGATGAAGGAAGCGGGCCTCGATCCGGAGAAGCCGCCGACAACCGTCAGCGAGCTCGATGCGGCCGCCGAGAAGATCTTCAAGAAAACGAGCAGCGGGTACGAGCAGGTCGGCTTCATTCCGTGGATGAATCAAGGCTTCTTATATACGCAAGGCTGGAACTTCGGCGGGGAGTGGGCGAAGGGCGAGGACCTGACGCCGAACGATCCGCAAATCGTCAAAGCGCTGGAATGGATGGCCGGCTACGCGAAGAAATACGATATGGCCAAAATCAACAAGTTCAACGACGTCATGGGCAAAACCGGCATCAACCCGTTCTGGACGGGCAAGGTCGGCTTCGTGTATGACGGCAACTGGATCCTGAACGATCTGACAAGCAACGCCAAGGTTAAACCGACCTTCGAATGGGGCGTCGCGCCGATGCCTGCAGAGGACGGACAAACGCAAACCACGTGGGCGGGCGGCTGGTCCTGGGCAATGCCGAAGGGAGCCAAGCATCCGAAGGAAGCTTGGGAGCTCCTGAGATTCATCGCCGGATACGAAGGAACGCTGCTGTGGGGCAAGCGCGCGGATGCCGGCAACGACATCACGGCGATGCCTGCGGTGAACGAGGAATTGGGCATGATGGAAAATCCGAAATTGAAGGTGTTCGTCGATTTGATGGAAATCGCGCATACGCGTCCCGTCACGCCGGCCGGCCAGAAATTGTGGGATGAATCGTTCAAAGCGTCCGATGCGGCGCTCAACGGCAAAGGCGAGCCGAAGAAGCTGCTGGACGAAGCGAAGAAGAACGTGGACAACGAGCTGAAGAAATTGGAATCCGCTAAATAA
- a CDS encoding extracellular solute-binding protein produces MKRPWNHDHAMKWKKVMLVSVTFLVLSVSFGGTPQSYASERLRDRNQNQGVPQADLSQLSVDDILQPTYGKTLAAYRDKGYKPADSFEVSLKAGGYSAFGGSKPGTETVDGTSALVWERDTQWLEWTIEVPEDGLYSLAANYYPLGGKRLPIQRELLIDGQSPFREAQRVYFARNWMDRGDPLQNNQGDDIRPKQIEKPIWIDTPIADGNGLYSEPFRFYFSAGKHVIRMNYLVEPMALDEIRIMAPESLPSYTEVAQAYEAQGDQAVEAVNVKVQAENNPMKSDPTIRRESNGDPLMEPAGNGTKLLNAFGDWRWRKGGQRASWTFSVPKDGLYKIGMKFGQWWGDGLPSYRQILIDGKVPFQELAEYPFSYSRNWRIETLHATDKQTGEADPLLVHLTEGEHTITMVAVVGPYQSIVENLTADTQKLSDLYRRIIMVTGPTPDPNFEYELGKKIPKLIEDLKTIADDLLVQMDALNALSEKEPSTVNSLRMMNHTFQKMVDNPDIIPRQLSEISNSQTNLSTLLMGLQNVPLVLDYLLISAPDTEYPKVKSNFFQKSVSTFKNFIASFTKDYTGVGSVYDKNQAVQQTGPVLEVWVSRGKEWAEIMKEMAEEEFTPKTGIRINVNTLPAGQLNSGSVNTLLLAASSGKAPDVATGVDSHLPVEFAIRDAAVDLSQFPDYEEVSQRFLPGSLIPFRYNGGNYALPETQDFNVLVYRKDILKELGVSIPQTWEDTYALLPILQQNGMQMYYPISSLGFMPFLYQNGGEFYRDNGKKSALDSPEAFQAFTEWTELYTNYKFPVAANFFNRFRTGEMPVGIADYLTYVLLSTAAPELVGRWGVAPSPGHRTEDGTIDRTSGGVAQSVAIFKQSKHQKEAWEFLKWWTSKESQVQFGQELEALLGVEARWNTANMEAFSQLPWPEDDLKALTEQLKFYKEQPYVLGGYFTPRNIDNAWNRVVLGGMNIRESLEQGIKDINKELRAKQTEFGFTPE; encoded by the coding sequence TTGAAACGGCCTTGGAATCATGATCATGCAATGAAGTGGAAGAAAGTCATGCTCGTATCGGTCACCTTTCTCGTTTTGTCGGTCAGCTTTGGCGGGACCCCGCAATCGTATGCCAGCGAGCGTTTGCGGGACCGCAATCAGAATCAAGGCGTTCCGCAGGCGGATTTGTCGCAGCTGTCCGTTGACGACATTTTGCAGCCCACCTACGGCAAAACGTTGGCCGCTTATCGGGACAAAGGCTACAAGCCGGCCGATTCGTTCGAGGTCAGCTTAAAGGCCGGCGGCTACTCGGCGTTCGGTGGCTCCAAGCCGGGCACCGAAACGGTCGACGGTACATCCGCTCTTGTCTGGGAAAGAGATACGCAATGGCTGGAGTGGACCATCGAAGTGCCGGAGGACGGGCTTTACAGCCTCGCGGCGAACTATTATCCGCTGGGCGGGAAGAGGCTGCCGATCCAGCGCGAGCTGCTCATCGACGGGCAAAGTCCGTTCCGCGAAGCGCAGCGCGTTTATTTTGCCCGAAACTGGATGGATCGGGGCGATCCGCTTCAGAACAACCAGGGCGACGACATTCGGCCGAAGCAAATCGAGAAGCCGATCTGGATCGATACGCCGATTGCGGATGGCAACGGCCTGTATTCGGAGCCCTTCCGGTTCTACTTCAGCGCCGGCAAGCATGTCATCCGCATGAATTATTTGGTCGAGCCTATGGCGCTGGACGAAATCCGGATCATGGCGCCGGAGTCGCTGCCGAGCTATACCGAAGTCGCGCAAGCCTACGAAGCGCAAGGCGATCAGGCCGTCGAGGCCGTTAACGTGAAAGTGCAGGCGGAGAACAATCCGATGAAGTCCGATCCGACGATTCGCAGAGAATCGAATGGGGATCCCTTAATGGAACCGGCAGGCAACGGGACGAAATTGCTCAACGCATTCGGCGACTGGCGCTGGAGAAAAGGCGGGCAGAGGGCATCATGGACGTTCTCGGTCCCGAAGGATGGATTATATAAGATCGGCATGAAATTCGGACAATGGTGGGGCGATGGACTGCCGTCTTATCGCCAAATTCTCATAGATGGGAAGGTTCCGTTCCAAGAGCTGGCGGAGTATCCGTTCTCCTACTCCCGAAACTGGCGCATCGAAACGCTTCATGCAACCGATAAGCAAACCGGCGAAGCGGATCCGCTGCTCGTGCATCTGACGGAAGGCGAGCATACGATCACGATGGTTGCGGTCGTCGGGCCTTACCAGTCGATCGTCGAAAACTTAACGGCGGATACGCAGAAGCTGTCCGATCTTTACAGACGAATCATCATGGTCACCGGGCCGACGCCGGATCCGAACTTCGAATACGAGCTCGGGAAGAAGATTCCCAAGCTGATCGAGGATTTGAAGACGATCGCCGATGATCTGCTCGTCCAGATGGACGCGCTGAATGCTTTGTCGGAGAAAGAACCGAGTACGGTAAACAGCCTGCGGATGATGAATCATACGTTCCAGAAGATGGTCGACAATCCCGACATCATCCCGAGGCAGCTGTCGGAGATCAGCAACAGCCAAACGAACTTAAGCACGCTGCTGATGGGCTTGCAGAACGTGCCGCTCGTGCTGGACTACCTGTTGATCAGCGCCCCGGATACCGAATATCCGAAGGTGAAATCGAATTTCTTCCAGAAGAGCGTCAGCACGTTCAAAAATTTCATCGCCTCCTTTACCAAGGACTACACGGGCGTCGGCAGCGTGTATGACAAGAACCAGGCCGTGCAGCAAACCGGACCGGTTCTCGAGGTTTGGGTGTCCCGGGGCAAAGAGTGGGCGGAAATCATGAAGGAAATGGCGGAAGAAGAGTTTACGCCGAAGACCGGCATCCGGATCAACGTCAACACGCTTCCGGCCGGACAGCTTAACTCGGGCTCCGTCAACACGCTGCTGCTTGCGGCGAGCTCCGGCAAGGCACCGGACGTCGCCACGGGCGTCGATTCGCATCTGCCCGTCGAGTTCGCGATCCGGGATGCCGCCGTCGATTTGTCGCAGTTCCCGGATTACGAGGAAGTGAGCCAACGGTTCCTTCCGGGCTCGCTGATTCCGTTCCGGTACAACGGCGGCAATTACGCGCTGCCGGAAACGCAGGACTTCAACGTTCTGGTCTATCGGAAGGATATTCTGAAGGAGCTTGGGGTAAGCATTCCGCAAACCTGGGAGGATACATATGCCTTGCTGCCGATTCTGCAGCAGAACGGCATGCAGATGTACTATCCGATTTCGTCGCTCGGCTTCATGCCGTTCCTCTATCAGAACGGCGGGGAGTTTTACCGCGATAACGGGAAGAAGTCGGCTCTTGATTCCCCGGAGGCGTTCCAGGCGTTCACGGAATGGACGGAGCTGTACACCAATTACAAATTCCCGGTTGCCGCGAACTTCTTCAACCGGTTCCGGACCGGGGAAATGCCGGTCGGCATCGCCGACTACCTGACTTACGTGCTGCTGTCCACGGCGGCGCCGGAGCTGGTCGGCCGCTGGGGCGTGGCGCCGTCCCCGGGACATCGGACGGAAGACGGCACGATCGACCGCACGAGCGGCGGGGTTGCCCAATCGGTGGCCATCTTCAAGCAGTCGAAGCATCAGAAGGAAGCATGGGAGTTTCTCAAATGGTGGACGAGCAAGGAGAGCCAGGTGCAGTTCGGCCAAGAGCTGGAGGCGCTGCTCGGCGTCGAGGCCCGCTGGAATACGGCGAACATGGAAGCCTTCTCGCAGCTGCCTTGGCCGGAAGACGATTTGAAGGCGCTCACGGAGCAGTTGAAATTTTACAAGGAACAGCCGTACGTGCTCGGCGGATACTTCACGCCGCGGAACATCGACAATGCGTGGAACCGCGTCGTGCTGGGCGGCATGAATATCAGGGAATCGCTGGAGCAGGGAATCAAGGATATCAACAAAGAGCTTCGAGCCAAACAAACGGAGTTCGGGTTCACGCCGGAATAG
- a CDS encoding carbohydrate ABC transporter permease, giving the protein MQSSVQSSVEANRSLQLKSQKVSRFKLTAAGKKAALGYLFLSPFLILFIVFTVIPVVQSVYLSFTYYNMLQPAKWVGLANYSVLFLEDDIFIKSLKNTFVFAVIAGPLSYCLSFLLAWVINTLRAKMLFSLAFYVPSITSGIALSIVWLYIFSGDRYGLLNNWMLSWGMIREPILWTTDPDTIMPVVIIVSLWMSMGTGFLVFLAGLQNVSPELYEAGAIDGISSRFQELWYITLPMMKPQLLFGAVNAIVAAFGVFDIAVAMAGMPSPNYAGHTIISHLFDYAFIRFELGYASSIAVFLFFITFGLGRIVMKLLSSKEQ; this is encoded by the coding sequence ATGCAAAGCAGCGTGCAAAGCAGCGTGGAAGCGAATCGTTCGCTTCAGCTGAAATCACAGAAGGTCAGCCGGTTCAAATTGACGGCAGCGGGGAAGAAGGCTGCGCTCGGGTACTTGTTTTTAAGTCCATTCCTCATCCTGTTCATCGTCTTCACGGTCATTCCCGTCGTTCAATCGGTCTATCTCAGCTTCACCTATTACAACATGCTCCAACCGGCGAAATGGGTCGGTCTCGCGAATTACAGCGTCTTGTTTCTGGAGGACGATATCTTCATCAAATCGCTCAAGAACACGTTCGTCTTCGCGGTCATCGCGGGTCCGCTCAGCTATTGCTTATCTTTTCTGCTCGCCTGGGTCATCAACACGCTCCGCGCCAAGATGCTCTTCTCGCTCGCTTTCTACGTTCCGTCGATTACGAGCGGGATCGCCTTGTCGATCGTCTGGCTTTATATTTTCTCGGGCGACCGGTACGGCTTACTGAATAACTGGATGCTGAGCTGGGGCATGATCCGGGAACCGATTCTATGGACGACGGACCCGGACACGATCATGCCGGTCGTCATCATCGTATCGTTGTGGATGAGCATGGGAACGGGCTTCCTGGTCTTCCTGGCGGGCTTGCAGAACGTATCGCCCGAGCTGTATGAAGCGGGAGCGATCGACGGCATTTCCAGCCGGTTCCAAGAGCTGTGGTATATTACGCTGCCGATGATGAAGCCGCAGCTCTTGTTCGGCGCGGTCAATGCCATCGTAGCGGCCTTCGGCGTATTCGACATCGCGGTGGCGATGGCGGGCATGCCAAGCCCGAACTACGCGGGCCATACGATCATCTCGCATCTGTTCGATTACGCGTTTATCCGTTTCGAGCTCGGCTATGCGTCATCCATTGCGGTGTTCCTGTTCTTCATCACCTTCGGATTAGGGCGAATCGTAATGAAACTACTCTCATCGAAAGAACAATAA